The following coding sequences are from one Arthrobacter sp. 24S4-2 window:
- a CDS encoding APC family permease, producing MTTLTRPPADPSDRFNPQPAKLKTWLLEGMPEGSGKRQGPHGQPQADHTPQPWWKVMCLTGVDYFSTLGYQPAIAALAAGIVSPLATVVLVVVTLLGALPVYRRVASESPRGEGSIAMLERLLPRWGGKLFVLALLGFAATDFMITITLSAADASAHAIENPFAPEFLHGQEVAITLALIAGLGVVFLRGFKEAINVAVVLVAVFLLLNAVVVGVGLAHVFSEAHVVTDWWAALNQQHGNPLVMIGIALLVFPKLALGLSGFETGVAVMPQIKGSPDDTEANPAGRIRGAHRLLTTAALVMSAFLIASSFITTFLIPAAEFQPGGKANGRALAFLAHQYLGDGFGTVYDLSTIAILWFAGASAMAGLLNLVPRYLPRFGMAPAWTRAVRPLVMVFTAVAFLITVVFEADVEAQGGAYATGVLVLMTSASIAVTLSARRKQQRCRTVAFGVIAVVFLYTTVANVVERPDGLKIAALFILGIVVVSFASRVRRSFELRATHIRLDEKALEFMAASEDGPIRIIAHEPKRLSAERYRAKLEHAELANHLPADSDAIFIEILVDDSSDFEQELLVTGKVRHGFRILEIHSNNVPNTLAAVLLHLRDVTGLMPHIYFRWTEGNPLTNLTRFLLFGEGEIAPVTREVLREAEPDVTRRPWVHVG from the coding sequence GTGACCACGCTGACCAGGCCCCCGGCCGATCCCTCGGACCGATTCAATCCCCAGCCGGCAAAGCTGAAGACCTGGCTGCTGGAGGGCATGCCCGAAGGGTCCGGCAAACGGCAGGGGCCGCACGGCCAGCCGCAGGCCGACCACACGCCGCAGCCCTGGTGGAAGGTTATGTGCCTGACCGGCGTGGACTACTTCTCCACCTTGGGCTACCAGCCGGCCATCGCCGCCCTTGCCGCCGGGATCGTCTCGCCGCTGGCCACCGTGGTGCTCGTGGTCGTCACGCTCCTGGGGGCGCTTCCGGTGTACCGGCGGGTGGCCTCGGAGAGCCCCCGCGGCGAAGGATCGATCGCCATGCTGGAGCGGCTGCTGCCTCGCTGGGGCGGCAAGCTGTTCGTCCTGGCACTCCTGGGTTTCGCAGCCACGGACTTCATGATCACCATTACGCTTTCGGCCGCGGACGCCAGCGCGCACGCCATCGAGAACCCCTTCGCGCCGGAATTCCTGCACGGCCAGGAGGTGGCCATCACACTGGCATTGATCGCCGGCCTCGGCGTCGTCTTCCTCCGCGGCTTCAAGGAAGCCATCAATGTTGCTGTTGTCCTGGTGGCGGTGTTCCTGCTCCTGAACGCCGTGGTGGTAGGCGTGGGGTTGGCCCACGTGTTCAGCGAAGCCCACGTGGTGACCGACTGGTGGGCAGCATTGAACCAGCAGCACGGCAACCCATTGGTGATGATCGGGATCGCCCTCCTGGTCTTCCCCAAACTCGCACTGGGGCTCTCCGGTTTTGAAACCGGCGTGGCCGTGATGCCGCAAATCAAGGGCTCCCCCGACGACACCGAGGCCAATCCTGCCGGCCGGATCCGGGGCGCACACCGGCTCCTGACCACCGCCGCCCTGGTCATGAGCGCGTTCCTTATCGCCTCCAGCTTCATCACCACCTTCCTGATCCCGGCCGCTGAATTCCAGCCGGGCGGCAAAGCCAACGGCCGGGCCCTGGCCTTCCTCGCCCACCAGTACCTGGGCGACGGCTTCGGGACGGTCTACGACCTAAGCACCATTGCCATCCTGTGGTTCGCGGGGGCATCTGCCATGGCGGGACTCCTCAACCTGGTGCCGCGATACCTCCCGCGCTTTGGCATGGCGCCCGCCTGGACCCGGGCCGTACGGCCGCTGGTCATGGTGTTCACCGCCGTCGCGTTCCTCATCACCGTTGTCTTCGAGGCCGACGTAGAAGCCCAGGGCGGCGCCTACGCCACCGGCGTGCTGGTGCTGATGACGTCGGCGTCCATCGCGGTCACACTGTCAGCCCGGCGCAAGCAGCAGCGGTGCCGGACGGTCGCGTTCGGGGTGATCGCCGTCGTCTTCCTCTATACGACGGTTGCCAACGTAGTGGAGCGGCCCGACGGCCTGAAAATCGCTGCCCTGTTCATTCTCGGCATCGTGGTGGTGAGCTTCGCGTCCCGTGTACGCCGTTCCTTTGAGCTGCGGGCCACCCACATCCGGCTTGACGAAAAGGCGCTGGAGTTCATGGCGGCCAGCGAGGACGGGCCCATCCGGATCATCGCGCACGAGCCCAAGCGCCTGAGCGCGGAGCGCTACCGGGCCAAGCTGGAACATGCCGAACTGGCCAACCACCTGCCCGCGGACAGTGACGCCATCTTCATCGAAATCCTGGTGGATGACAGCTCCGATTTCGAGCAGGAGCTCCTGGTGACCGGCAAGGTCCGGCATGGCTTCCGCATCCTGGAGATCCACAGCAACAATGTGCCCAATACCCTGGCTGCAGTGCTGCTGCACCTCCGCGATGTCACCGGGCTCATGCCGCACATCTACTTCCGCTGGACCGAGGGCAATCCCCTGACCAACCTGACCCGGTTCCTGCTGTTCGGCGAGGGCGAGATCGCCCCCGTGACACGGGAAGTGCTCCGCGAGGCCGAACCGGACGTCACGCGCCGGCCCTGGGTCCACGTGGGCTGA
- a CDS encoding ammonium transporter, with product MNISLVNVGMAVDPAVLDPGATAWMLAASALVLLMTPGLAFFYGGLVRMKSVLNIMMMSFGAMGVVAVVWALWGYGLAFGPDTMSGLVGDPFANLGLSGLTSSIGGKAPGLPDMVFIGFQATFAIITVALISGAVAERVRFGPWLLFAALWVTLVYAPIAHWVWGGGLFGATGIVGSKISALDFAGGTVVHMNAGIAGLMLAVVLGKRLGFMKDPNIRPHNLPFVMLGAGLLWFGWFGFNAGSELAADATAGLAWTNTLLATSAALLGWLLIERIRDGHATSLGAASGAVAGLVAVTPACGFVDPIGAILIGAVAGAICALAVGLKFKIGLDDSLDVVAVHFVGGLWGTLSLGFFALPSAKTEGGLFYGGGLTQFWPQFLTALIVTAWSAIMTTLIGYAIHKTMGMRVSEANERSGIDVTEHAETAYELLMVGGAFHPGEHHGRAVTSEAAEDAPDAASAGTTSEPAAAERESDRGRVRT from the coding sequence ATGAACATCTCTCTAGTCAATGTGGGAATGGCCGTGGATCCCGCTGTGCTGGATCCGGGCGCGACAGCCTGGATGCTGGCAGCCTCCGCCCTCGTCCTATTGATGACCCCAGGCCTGGCGTTCTTCTACGGCGGCCTTGTCCGGATGAAATCCGTCCTGAACATCATGATGATGAGTTTTGGCGCCATGGGTGTTGTCGCCGTGGTCTGGGCGCTTTGGGGCTATGGCCTGGCGTTCGGACCCGACACCATGTCCGGGCTCGTCGGCGATCCGTTCGCCAATTTGGGCCTCAGCGGCCTGACCAGCAGCATCGGCGGGAAGGCACCCGGGCTCCCGGACATGGTCTTCATCGGATTCCAGGCCACGTTCGCCATCATCACCGTCGCGCTGATCAGCGGGGCGGTGGCGGAGCGGGTCAGATTCGGCCCCTGGCTTCTGTTCGCCGCCCTGTGGGTGACGCTGGTCTACGCGCCGATCGCCCACTGGGTCTGGGGCGGCGGCCTCTTCGGCGCCACTGGCATCGTGGGCAGCAAGATCTCCGCGCTCGACTTCGCCGGCGGAACCGTGGTGCACATGAACGCCGGCATTGCGGGGCTGATGCTCGCCGTCGTGCTGGGAAAGCGCCTCGGTTTCATGAAGGACCCCAATATCCGCCCGCACAACCTGCCGTTCGTGATGCTAGGCGCGGGGCTGCTGTGGTTCGGCTGGTTCGGCTTCAACGCCGGTTCTGAACTCGCCGCCGATGCCACCGCCGGGCTGGCCTGGACCAACACCCTGCTGGCCACCAGTGCGGCGCTGCTCGGCTGGCTGCTGATCGAAAGGATCCGGGACGGCCATGCCACCTCCCTTGGCGCCGCATCGGGCGCCGTGGCTGGCCTGGTTGCCGTCACGCCCGCCTGTGGGTTCGTGGACCCGATTGGCGCCATCCTGATCGGGGCCGTTGCCGGAGCAATCTGCGCACTCGCCGTCGGACTCAAATTCAAGATCGGCCTCGACGACTCACTGGACGTGGTGGCCGTGCACTTTGTCGGTGGCCTGTGGGGAACGCTCTCGCTGGGATTCTTCGCCCTCCCGTCCGCCAAGACCGAGGGCGGACTCTTCTACGGCGGAGGCCTGACCCAGTTCTGGCCGCAGTTCCTCACCGCACTGATCGTCACCGCCTGGAGCGCCATCATGACCACGTTGATCGGATACGCGATCCACAAGACCATGGGTATGAGGGTGTCCGAAGCCAATGAGCGTTCCGGCATCGACGTCACCGAACACGCCGAAACCGCGTACGAGCTGTTGATGGTGGGCGGCGCGTTCCATCCCGGTGAACACCACGGCAGGGCCGTCACTTCTGAAGCCGCAGAGGACGCCCCGGATGCTGCCTCCGCGGGAACAACCTCCGAACCGGCAGCTGCGGAGCGCGAGTCCGACAGGGGCAGGGTGCGAACGTGA
- a CDS encoding P-II family nitrogen regulator, whose product MKLVTAIVRPEKVETVRAALEGCGVNGMTVSQASGYGQQRGHMEVYRGTEYNSDLLPKMRVEVLVTEDAMDGVVAAIEAGASTGRFGDGKIWTISVSDAVRVRTGERGPAAID is encoded by the coding sequence GTGAAACTCGTAACGGCGATTGTCCGGCCGGAAAAGGTTGAGACAGTCCGGGCGGCACTGGAGGGGTGCGGAGTCAACGGTATGACTGTGAGCCAGGCAAGCGGCTACGGTCAGCAGCGCGGGCACATGGAGGTTTACCGTGGCACTGAATACAACTCTGATCTTCTGCCCAAGATGCGGGTGGAAGTGCTGGTGACCGAGGACGCCATGGACGGAGTCGTGGCGGCCATCGAAGCCGGTGCCAGCACCGGACGCTTCGGTGACGGCAAGATCTGGACCATTTCTGTTTCCGACGCCGTCCGGGTGCGGACGGGGGAGAGGGGTCCTGCCGCCATCGACTGA
- the speB gene encoding agmatinase, giving the protein MEELRIEANGNLGPIDSSRIPRYAGAATYARLPRLDQVAKADITVVGVPFDSGVSYRPGARFGANHVREASRLLRPYNPAWDVSPFENVQVADAGDMAVNPFNINEAIETIQQNALDLTAGGSKLVTLGGDHTIALPLLRAAAERAGEPVAMLHFDAHLDTWDTYFGAEYTHGTPFRRAVEEGILDTEAISHIGTRGPLYGKKDLDDDHRFGFGIVTSADVYYQGVLETVAKVRDRIGKRPLYISVDIDVLDPAHAPGTGTPEAGGITSRELLEIIRGFRGMNLVGADIVEVAPAYDHAEITGVAASHVAYELVTLMADSAVEGDRFGSANGYAAQALGQEKRHQAGFAAAAQPAGVVRPAVQEFSK; this is encoded by the coding sequence TTGGAAGAGCTGCGCATCGAGGCCAACGGCAACCTTGGCCCCATCGATTCATCCCGCATTCCCCGCTACGCCGGGGCCGCGACCTACGCCCGCCTGCCCAGGCTGGACCAGGTGGCCAAAGCGGACATCACGGTGGTGGGAGTGCCTTTCGACTCCGGCGTCTCCTACCGCCCGGGTGCCCGCTTTGGCGCCAACCACGTCCGTGAAGCCAGCCGGCTGCTGCGCCCGTACAACCCTGCCTGGGACGTCAGCCCCTTCGAAAACGTCCAGGTTGCTGACGCCGGCGACATGGCCGTGAACCCGTTCAACATCAACGAGGCCATCGAGACCATCCAGCAGAACGCCCTGGACCTCACGGCCGGCGGCAGCAAGCTTGTGACCCTGGGCGGAGACCACACCATTGCCCTGCCGCTCCTTCGTGCGGCCGCCGAGCGTGCCGGCGAGCCCGTGGCCATGCTGCATTTCGACGCCCACCTGGACACCTGGGACACCTATTTCGGCGCCGAATACACGCATGGCACGCCGTTCCGCCGGGCAGTCGAGGAGGGCATCCTGGACACCGAGGCCATCAGCCACATCGGCACCCGCGGCCCGCTGTACGGCAAGAAGGACCTCGACGACGACCACCGCTTCGGCTTCGGTATCGTCACCTCCGCCGACGTCTACTACCAGGGCGTCCTGGAAACTGTGGCCAAGGTTCGTGACCGCATCGGCAAGCGCCCGTTGTACATCTCAGTCGACATCGACGTCCTGGACCCCGCGCACGCGCCGGGTACCGGAACGCCGGAGGCAGGCGGCATCACCAGTCGCGAACTCCTCGAGATCATCCGCGGCTTCCGCGGCATGAACCTCGTGGGCGCGGACATCGTTGAGGTTGCCCCGGCCTACGACCACGCTGAAATCACGGGCGTCGCGGCCAGCCATGTCGCCTACGAGCTGGTCACCCTCATGGCGGACTCCGCCGTCGAAGGCGACAGGTTTGGCAGCGCCAACGGCTACGCCGCGCAGGCGCTCGGGCAGGAGAAGAGGCACCAAGCGGGCTTCGCCGCCGCTGCCCAGCCCGCGGGCGTCGTCCGGCCCGCCGTTCAGGAGTTCTCCAAGTGA
- a CDS encoding thiamine pyrophosphate-binding protein has protein sequence MIDFDPGAAAAPAGVNAGTGVRNGGDLVVETLEALGAKTVFGIPGQHALGLFDAMGRGNLHFVSSRVENNSAFAADGYSRATGEVGVLFLSTGPGALTSLAGLQEAYATGVPMVVVASQIPLDGLGARRKGMLHQLDDQKASAANVTKSQRLIQHASGIPSAIQDAWTEAISSPQGPVWLEVPQNVLLDPIMVPPVEDALAEAADNPPRVELVREAVKWLSTAERPAIIAGGGTRRGRGEKSLLSIAEKLRAPVICTPGGNGAFPWNHELSLQSWIEDRHMTDVLEDADVLIVIGSSLGEVTSNYFTFEPRGRIIQIDAEPRVLESNRPGLGIRADAGQALAALDAALTEPHGERADWHGTPPETLVKESLAKVKDRLESQDLGKELKFMADIREAVPADMQTFWDMTISAYWGWSCWDARGGQFHSAQGAGGLGFGFPSAIGGSVGLETTGKPGRVLAVSGDGSAMYSISELATARQHNVPVTWLIVDDGGYGILREYMVGAFGKATATELARPDFVKLAEAFGVPAVRVAPENVGDALKAGFAADGPNVVVVETLLKMFGPTHLGV, from the coding sequence GTGATCGACTTCGATCCGGGCGCGGCTGCTGCTCCCGCAGGAGTAAACGCCGGTACCGGCGTGCGTAACGGCGGGGACCTTGTCGTCGAGACCCTTGAAGCGCTGGGCGCTAAGACGGTCTTCGGCATCCCGGGCCAGCATGCTCTGGGCCTGTTCGATGCGATGGGCCGGGGAAACCTGCATTTCGTGTCCTCCCGGGTGGAGAACAATTCCGCGTTCGCGGCCGACGGATACTCGCGGGCCACGGGCGAGGTGGGCGTGCTGTTCCTGTCCACCGGCCCGGGCGCGCTGACGTCCCTGGCCGGGCTCCAGGAAGCGTACGCCACGGGTGTGCCCATGGTGGTGGTGGCCAGCCAGATTCCGCTGGACGGGCTGGGTGCGCGCCGGAAGGGCATGCTGCACCAGCTTGATGACCAGAAGGCCTCGGCGGCGAATGTCACCAAGAGCCAGCGGCTGATCCAGCACGCCTCCGGCATCCCTTCGGCCATCCAGGATGCCTGGACCGAGGCGATTTCCTCCCCGCAGGGACCTGTCTGGCTGGAAGTCCCGCAGAACGTGCTGCTGGATCCCATCATGGTCCCGCCGGTGGAGGACGCCCTGGCCGAAGCGGCGGACAACCCGCCCCGGGTGGAGCTGGTCCGTGAAGCAGTGAAGTGGCTGTCGACGGCGGAACGGCCGGCGATCATCGCCGGCGGCGGCACGCGACGCGGCCGGGGCGAGAAGTCCCTGCTGTCTATCGCGGAAAAGCTGCGCGCACCGGTCATCTGCACCCCGGGCGGCAATGGCGCCTTCCCGTGGAACCACGAGCTCTCGCTGCAGTCCTGGATCGAGGACCGGCACATGACGGACGTGCTCGAGGACGCGGACGTGCTGATCGTTATCGGCTCCTCCCTCGGCGAAGTGACGTCCAACTACTTCACCTTCGAGCCGCGCGGCCGGATCATCCAGATCGACGCCGAACCAAGGGTCCTGGAGTCCAACCGGCCCGGGCTTGGCATCAGGGCCGACGCCGGCCAGGCCCTCGCCGCGCTGGACGCGGCGCTCACAGAACCGCACGGGGAACGGGCCGACTGGCACGGCACCCCGCCGGAAACGCTGGTCAAGGAATCCCTGGCCAAGGTCAAGGACCGGCTGGAGTCCCAGGACCTCGGCAAGGAACTGAAGTTCATGGCGGACATTCGCGAAGCCGTGCCCGCGGACATGCAGACCTTCTGGGACATGACCATCTCCGCTTACTGGGGCTGGAGCTGCTGGGACGCCCGCGGGGGCCAGTTCCACTCCGCCCAGGGCGCCGGCGGGCTGGGCTTCGGCTTCCCCTCGGCCATCGGCGGGTCGGTGGGGCTGGAAACTACGGGCAAGCCCGGACGTGTCCTTGCCGTCTCCGGTGACGGTTCGGCGATGTATTCGATCTCCGAGCTGGCCACTGCCAGACAGCACAATGTCCCGGTCACCTGGCTGATCGTGGACGACGGCGGCTACGGCATCCTGCGCGAATACATGGTGGGCGCGTTCGGCAAGGCCACCGCCACCGAACTTGCGCGTCCCGACTTCGTCAAACTCGCCGAAGCTTTCGGCGTCCCCGCTGTCCGGGTGGCCCCGGAGAATGTGGGGGACGCGCTCAAGGCGGGCTTCGCCGCGGACGGACCGAACGTCGTCGTCGTCGAAACCCTGCTCAAGATGTTCGGCCCCACGCACTTGGGCGTCTGA
- a CDS encoding MarR family winged helix-turn-helix transcriptional regulator encodes MAVAPQTAADLVYQIFDLQRAVRCVAVGSLRGQETGIALQGVLRFVGEGESRATHLAARLGVSAPVLSRHIADLEEHGLVVRRPDPEDGRAQLVALSEAGAAKLREIEQQRAATLQGYLQDWSQNDAEETAKTLKKLAESLRDSARAKTAGSTETIPTV; translated from the coding sequence ATGGCAGTTGCACCACAAACAGCAGCCGATCTCGTCTATCAGATCTTCGATCTCCAGCGCGCAGTCCGCTGCGTCGCCGTCGGGAGCCTGCGAGGGCAGGAAACCGGGATTGCTCTCCAGGGCGTCCTGCGGTTTGTGGGGGAGGGCGAGTCCCGGGCCACACACCTCGCCGCACGGCTCGGAGTCAGCGCTCCCGTCCTCAGCCGGCACATCGCCGATCTGGAAGAGCATGGCCTGGTAGTTCGGCGGCCCGATCCGGAAGACGGGCGTGCCCAGCTGGTGGCGCTGTCGGAGGCCGGAGCGGCCAAGCTGCGCGAGATAGAACAGCAGCGCGCGGCGACGCTCCAGGGCTACCTGCAGGACTGGAGCCAAAACGACGCGGAAGAGACCGCGAAAACCCTGAAAAAACTTGCTGAATCCCTCAGGGACTCAGCCCGGGCAAAGACGGCCGGATCCACCGAAACCATCCCAACAGTTTAG
- a CDS encoding MFS transporter, with protein sequence MTHRQIMEALTGLLAAFFTAIISSTIVANALPTIMSELKGTQTDFAWVITAALLANAATTPIWGKLADLFNKKLLVQLSIVIFVAGSVMAGLSETIPLLLTARVIQGIAMGGLTALAQAIIGSIIPPRDRGKYSGYMGGVMAVGTAGGPLLGGFIVDSPLGWRWTFFVCVPLAIVALILLQITLKLPHVKRPAKIDWLGSILLTSGVSLLLIWVSFAGNPDYYDWLSWQTAAMVGGGVLLLALLVVVESRVEQPIIPLKIISERTTALAILASVAVGVGMFGSSAFLGQYFQVARGATPTEAGLLTLPMIAGNLIGSVLSGQLISRTGKWKRYLVAGSILLIGGLGLAGTIDHTTELWLTGVYTAVLGLGLGLLMQNLVLAVQNTVRATDIGTASASVAFFRSVGGAIGVSVLGAVLANRVKELAAEGLAAAGIPVTGGSTGARMDLQDMPAPIRDIMRAAYGDATAEIFLISAVIGIIALVAVLCIKEKPLRRTVDIVPEPAAANDAGPATADGSAVPAAGSGVVDLDREFIEVLSRQRAHESRFPEAAREDRRAVREEHWNGDGDTRAAGREGTRARSRTLVADSRPEAADVVPLLLQTQQLLAEQQLQLAEALRAVHEQSAEQREIAAGQGRISEELATLRRQLAKERKLQRAAADYIATHGRHTSE encoded by the coding sequence ATGACCCACCGCCAGATCATGGAGGCCCTCACCGGGCTGCTGGCCGCGTTCTTCACCGCTATTATCAGCAGCACCATCGTGGCCAACGCGCTGCCGACGATCATGTCCGAGCTCAAGGGCACCCAGACCGACTTCGCCTGGGTCATCACCGCGGCATTGCTCGCCAACGCCGCAACCACGCCCATCTGGGGCAAGCTGGCGGACCTTTTCAACAAGAAGCTCCTGGTCCAGCTGAGCATCGTGATCTTCGTGGCCGGGTCGGTCATGGCGGGCCTGTCCGAGACCATCCCGCTGCTGCTCACTGCCCGCGTCATCCAGGGCATTGCCATGGGCGGGCTGACGGCCCTTGCCCAGGCCATCATCGGCTCGATCATTCCGCCGCGTGACCGCGGAAAATACTCCGGCTACATGGGCGGCGTTATGGCCGTCGGAACCGCCGGAGGCCCGCTGCTCGGCGGATTCATCGTGGACAGCCCGCTCGGCTGGCGCTGGACCTTCTTCGTCTGTGTGCCACTCGCCATCGTTGCCCTGATCCTGCTTCAGATCACGCTCAAACTTCCGCACGTCAAACGCCCCGCCAAAATCGACTGGCTCGGTTCCATCCTGCTCACTTCCGGCGTCAGCCTCCTGTTGATCTGGGTCTCCTTCGCCGGCAACCCGGACTACTACGATTGGTTGTCCTGGCAGACCGCCGCCATGGTGGGCGGCGGCGTACTGCTCCTGGCCCTGTTGGTCGTAGTGGAATCCAGGGTGGAGCAGCCCATCATCCCGCTCAAGATCATCTCGGAGCGGACTACGGCACTGGCCATCCTTGCCTCCGTTGCGGTGGGAGTCGGTATGTTCGGATCCTCGGCCTTCCTGGGCCAGTACTTCCAGGTGGCCCGCGGCGCCACCCCCACCGAAGCCGGGCTCCTGACCCTGCCCATGATCGCCGGCAACCTCATCGGCTCGGTCCTGTCCGGCCAGCTGATCAGCCGGACCGGCAAGTGGAAGCGCTACCTGGTCGCCGGTTCCATCCTCCTCATCGGCGGACTGGGACTGGCCGGAACCATTGACCACACCACCGAGCTCTGGCTGACAGGCGTCTACACGGCCGTCCTTGGGCTGGGCCTGGGCCTGCTGATGCAGAACCTCGTCCTCGCGGTGCAGAACACCGTGCGGGCAACGGACATCGGCACCGCCAGCGCCTCCGTGGCTTTCTTCCGGTCCGTGGGCGGCGCGATCGGCGTGTCCGTGCTGGGCGCTGTCCTGGCCAACCGCGTCAAGGAACTGGCCGCCGAAGGACTCGCCGCAGCCGGAATTCCCGTAACAGGCGGATCCACAGGTGCCAGGATGGACCTCCAGGACATGCCGGCCCCGATCCGGGACATTATGCGCGCCGCCTACGGCGACGCCACGGCGGAAATCTTCCTGATCTCGGCGGTCATCGGCATCATTGCACTCGTGGCTGTCCTCTGCATCAAGGAAAAGCCTCTCCGGCGCACCGTGGACATTGTCCCCGAGCCGGCTGCAGCGAACGACGCCGGCCCGGCCACCGCTGACGGCAGTGCGGTCCCGGCGGCGGGATCCGGCGTCGTGGACCTTGACCGGGAGTTCATCGAGGTCCTCAGCAGGCAGCGTGCCCATGAGTCCCGGTTCCCAGAGGCCGCCCGTGAGGATCGCCGCGCTGTCCGCGAGGAACACTGGAACGGCGACGGCGACACCCGCGCCGCCGGGCGTGAAGGGACCCGCGCGCGGAGCCGCACACTGGTGGCGGACTCACGCCCGGAAGCGGCCGACGTCGTGCCCCTCCTGCTGCAGACCCAGCAGTTGCTGGCCGAGCAGCAGCTGCAGCTCGCGGAGGCGCTCCGCGCCGTCCACGAACAGTCGGCGGAGCAGCGCGAGATCGCGGCCGGGCAGGGCCGCATCAGTGAAGAGCTCGCCACGCTACGCCGGCAGCTCGCCAAGGAGAGGAAGCTCCAGCGCGCCGCTGCAGACTACATCGCCACGCACGGGCGGCACACGAGCGAATAA
- a CDS encoding class F sortase, with protein MPQARSALQVLSRRRLSPKGLPFKNLSFKNLSLKNVAFKNRPLNRGDLLLLAAGVVAFFVLTFLPGVVAPGSSAGGRPAAVAQFSSPSFASPSETAPPDTFPWNGAGAAVKGSKASASPAAQPPRPSLPASFPPAAAPTRIVYPAAGLDVVVHPLSPSQDELNSQAIVPPITMDGYWVTNFGTPGTGSTNTTYILGHSWEDREAPFNRLSSRSTPGDIFEATTAAGTIRYRVDSVDTYGKSALKDSPIWNAVPNRLVLISCYAQDLWGKNVVVVASPVLEP; from the coding sequence TTGCCCCAGGCAAGATCTGCACTCCAAGTCCTGTCCCGGCGACGCCTGTCCCCCAAAGGCCTGCCCTTCAAGAACCTCTCCTTCAAGAACCTTTCCCTCAAGAACGTTGCCTTCAAGAACCGGCCCCTGAACCGCGGGGACCTGCTGCTGCTGGCGGCCGGCGTCGTGGCCTTTTTCGTGCTGACGTTCCTGCCCGGTGTTGTGGCTCCCGGGAGCAGCGCCGGCGGCCGGCCGGCCGCAGTCGCGCAGTTCAGCTCCCCCAGCTTTGCCTCGCCGAGCGAGACGGCGCCGCCGGATACGTTTCCGTGGAACGGCGCGGGTGCTGCGGTCAAGGGCAGCAAGGCGTCCGCCTCCCCCGCCGCACAGCCACCGCGTCCGAGCCTTCCGGCCAGCTTCCCGCCGGCAGCGGCCCCGACCCGGATTGTGTACCCGGCGGCCGGACTGGACGTGGTCGTTCATCCCCTGAGCCCGAGCCAGGACGAGCTCAATTCCCAGGCAATCGTGCCCCCGATCACCATGGACGGGTACTGGGTGACGAACTTCGGCACGCCCGGCACCGGCTCCACCAATACGACGTACATCCTCGGGCACAGCTGGGAGGACCGCGAGGCTCCATTCAACCGGCTAAGCTCCCGGAGCACCCCGGGCGACATCTTCGAAGCCACGACGGCGGCGGGCACCATCCGCTACCGGGTGGACTCCGTCGACACCTACGGGAAGTCAGCCCTCAAAGACAGTCCCATCTGGAATGCCGTACCCAACCGCCTTGTCCTGATCAGCTGCTACGCGCAAGATCTCTGGGGAAAGAACGTGGTTGTGGTCGCGTCCCCGGTTCTTGAACCCTGA